One region of Metallosphaera sedula DSM 5348 genomic DNA includes:
- the glyA gene encoding serine hydroxymethyltransferase: protein MDVQKELEKVIELTRSQNRWRRTETINLIASENVMSPLAEALYMSDFMSRYAEGKPFKRFYQGTKYVDEVETLAMDYMNQVTGSKFCDLRPTSGTLANAAVFRVLANPGDKALIAPVQAGAHVSHTKFGTLGALGIEHIEMPYDEENMNVDVDRAVKMIEQIKPKFVVLGGSLYLFPHPTKDLAPHVHSVGAKLVYDAAHVYGLMTGKVWSNPLDEGADFLNVSTHKTFPGPQGGAIFSNEEEEFKKVSRTIFPWFVSNHHLHRLPSTAVTALEMKVYGEDYAKQITRNSKALAEALASFGFKVIGEHLGYTKSHQVAVDVKNLGGGAYVAKTLESANIIVNKNLLPHDPPEAVNDPSGIRIGVQEMTRFGMKEGEMEEIAELMKQILVDKRDINEMRRKVTEMRSRFLEVKYALTYDLSKYNSKLIPMIL, encoded by the coding sequence ATGGACGTTCAAAAGGAACTCGAAAAAGTGATTGAGCTCACCAGAAGTCAGAACAGGTGGAGAAGGACTGAGACCATCAATCTGATTGCCTCCGAGAACGTTATGAGTCCCTTGGCTGAAGCCCTCTACATGAGCGATTTCATGTCAAGATACGCTGAGGGAAAACCCTTCAAGAGGTTCTATCAGGGAACGAAGTACGTGGATGAGGTCGAGACTCTGGCCATGGACTACATGAACCAGGTCACGGGGAGCAAGTTCTGCGACCTAAGACCCACAAGTGGTACGTTGGCCAACGCCGCAGTGTTCAGGGTTCTGGCCAATCCTGGAGACAAGGCTTTAATCGCACCGGTTCAGGCTGGGGCTCACGTTAGTCACACAAAGTTTGGAACCCTTGGGGCCCTTGGAATAGAGCACATAGAGATGCCATACGATGAGGAAAACATGAACGTTGACGTGGATAGGGCAGTGAAAATGATAGAGCAGATTAAGCCCAAGTTCGTTGTTCTGGGAGGTAGCCTTTACCTTTTCCCGCATCCCACTAAGGACCTCGCGCCTCACGTTCACTCGGTGGGGGCAAAGCTGGTGTATGATGCAGCCCACGTTTATGGGCTCATGACTGGTAAGGTCTGGAGTAATCCTCTTGATGAGGGAGCTGACTTCCTTAATGTTTCTACCCACAAAACTTTTCCAGGACCTCAAGGCGGAGCCATATTCTCGAACGAGGAGGAGGAGTTCAAGAAGGTGTCTAGGACAATCTTCCCCTGGTTCGTGAGTAACCACCATCTACATAGGTTACCCTCCACGGCTGTAACTGCGCTCGAGATGAAGGTTTACGGGGAGGATTACGCTAAGCAGATAACCAGGAACTCGAAAGCCTTGGCGGAGGCCCTAGCCTCTTTCGGCTTCAAGGTGATAGGAGAACACCTGGGATACACCAAGAGTCACCAGGTTGCTGTCGACGTGAAGAACCTTGGAGGAGGAGCCTACGTTGCGAAGACTCTCGAGAGTGCTAACATCATAGTGAACAAGAACCTCTTACCTCACGATCCACCGGAGGCAGTTAATGATCCAAGCGGAATAAGAATTGGGGTTCAGGAAATGACGAGATTCGGGATGAAGGAGGGTGAGATGGAAGAGATAGCAGAATTGATGAAGCAGATCCTCGTGGATAAGAGGGACATTAACGAGATGAGAAGGAAGGTAACCGAGATGAGATCCAGATTCCTTGAGGTTAAGTACGCGCTAACGTATGATCTGTCCAAGTATAACTCAAAGCTGATCCCGATGATACTCTAG
- a CDS encoding phosphorylating glyceraldehyde-3-phosphate dehydrogenase produces MIKVAVNGYGTIGKRVASAILAQPDMTLVGVSKTSPNYEAYQAQKMGINLYVTKESLKEFEEAGIKVKGVLEDMIKEADVVVDATPNGVGAQYKQVYSSMGKRALFQGGEKANVADVSFSALCNYDEAVDKRYVRVVSCNTTGLLRTLCTLNRVSKIAKVRGTIVRRAADPKEVKKGPINSLVPDPASIPSHHAKDVNTVLKDLDIVTMAVVAPTTLMHVHLLDVTVSSPVTKEDVLSVLSSTPRILLASGKSKVSSTAEIVEVARDMGRPRNDLYELVVFEDSVSVRGNEVFLMYAVHQESIVVPENVDAIRAVSGFADGRKSIEMTNASMGIGKGYLV; encoded by the coding sequence ATGATCAAGGTAGCAGTTAACGGTTACGGAACCATTGGTAAGAGGGTCGCGAGTGCGATCCTTGCACAACCTGACATGACCTTGGTAGGGGTATCTAAGACCTCGCCCAACTACGAAGCATATCAGGCCCAGAAGATGGGGATAAACCTCTACGTAACTAAGGAGTCGCTGAAGGAGTTTGAGGAGGCAGGGATCAAGGTAAAGGGAGTCCTGGAGGACATGATCAAGGAAGCTGACGTTGTGGTGGACGCCACTCCAAACGGCGTTGGTGCCCAATATAAGCAGGTTTACTCGTCCATGGGTAAGAGGGCACTATTTCAGGGAGGAGAGAAGGCCAATGTGGCTGACGTTTCCTTCTCAGCTCTTTGCAACTATGACGAGGCAGTGGATAAGCGGTACGTAAGAGTCGTGTCCTGTAATACCACTGGGCTATTGAGGACGCTGTGCACCCTGAACAGGGTAAGCAAGATTGCGAAAGTCAGGGGAACCATAGTGAGGAGAGCTGCTGACCCAAAGGAAGTGAAGAAGGGACCCATCAATTCCCTTGTACCTGATCCAGCCTCGATCCCAAGCCATCATGCGAAGGACGTTAATACAGTGCTCAAGGACCTGGACATTGTAACCATGGCAGTGGTGGCTCCCACGACACTGATGCACGTTCACCTTCTAGACGTCACGGTAAGTAGCCCAGTTACTAAGGAGGACGTCCTCTCGGTGCTCAGCTCAACCCCCAGGATACTTCTGGCATCTGGGAAATCTAAGGTGTCCTCTACCGCTGAGATAGTTGAAGTTGCCAGGGACATGGGGAGACCCAGAAATGACCTATATGAGCTGGTGGTCTTCGAGGACTCCGTCTCAGTCAGGGGAAACGAGGTCTTCTTAATGTACGCAGTTCACCAGGAATCTATCGTTGTCCCTGAGAACGTGGACGCAATCAGGGCGGTCTCAGGTTTCGCAGACGGAAGGAAGTCAATTGAGATGACCAACGCCTCCATGGGAATTGGAAAGGGATACCTGGTGTGA
- a CDS encoding Zn-ribbon domain-containing OB-fold protein, which yields MRILPPKIWRNKDTHYSLVASVCEKCGHVNFPARTVCSNCGSFRVTTKRLSGKGVLVSYTVSHQVRTGHEKESPVYYGLIRLDEGVELVAPLVDVDEEPREGQRVEATIRRLRVDSSNGLIEYGTKFRLVSDGQN from the coding sequence ATGAGGATTCTACCACCTAAGATCTGGAGAAACAAGGATACCCACTACTCTCTCGTGGCCTCAGTCTGCGAGAAGTGCGGTCATGTGAACTTTCCAGCCAGGACTGTATGCAGTAACTGCGGTTCCTTCAGGGTAACCACCAAGAGACTCTCAGGGAAGGGGGTACTTGTGTCCTACACGGTTTCCCACCAGGTCAGGACTGGCCACGAGAAGGAATCCCCAGTCTATTACGGTCTCATAAGGCTCGACGAGGGGGTTGAGCTAGTAGCTCCCCTGGTAGACGTAGACGAGGAACCTAGGGAGGGACAGAGGGTAGAGGCCACAATAAGGAGGTTAAGGGTTGACTCTAGCAATGGGCTTATAGAGTACGGCACGAAATTTAGGTTGGTAAGTGATGGACAAAATTGA
- the hmgA gene encoding hydroxymethylglutaryl-CoA reductase (NADPH): MDKIDEVVEKVVKGEIELHKVDEHLDGNAAVVARRMAIEKLTGKSFPSIGATIIDYLDVKGRNAENVIGAAQVPLGVAGPIMVEGDYAKGSFFVPLATTEGALIASVNRGMKVLRHAGPVRTKVLRDGMTRAPVFTFESALDAFKFTEWVKSNFQEIKRVAESTSSHARLIKIDPLQLGNNVWLRFEYETGDAMGMNMVTVATEAACSYLEEKFPRARCVAVSGNACSDKKQSMTNELLGRGKSVVAEALIPSRILETHLRTTADRIQEVNLRKNWLGGARAGTIFQFNAHFANIIAAIFIATGQDVAQVVESSTGYTWVENRNGDLYISVTLPSLEVGTVGGGTRLPTQREALSMMGVDGGGNPPGSNARKLAEIISAAVLAGELNLLSALSTRELGKAHLRLGRGMKT, encoded by the coding sequence ATGGACAAAATTGATGAAGTTGTGGAGAAGGTAGTTAAGGGAGAGATAGAGCTTCACAAGGTTGATGAGCACCTCGATGGAAACGCTGCCGTAGTAGCCAGGAGGATGGCAATAGAGAAGCTCACGGGAAAGAGTTTTCCTTCGATTGGGGCAACGATCATAGACTACCTCGATGTTAAGGGAAGGAACGCCGAGAACGTGATAGGGGCTGCCCAGGTACCTCTAGGGGTCGCCGGTCCCATCATGGTTGAGGGAGATTATGCTAAGGGCTCATTTTTCGTTCCCCTTGCCACGACGGAAGGGGCGTTGATTGCCAGCGTTAATAGGGGAATGAAGGTCCTGAGACATGCTGGCCCCGTTAGGACAAAGGTCCTGAGAGATGGGATGACAAGGGCTCCAGTGTTTACCTTTGAGTCAGCGCTGGACGCCTTCAAGTTCACGGAATGGGTCAAGAGCAACTTTCAGGAGATAAAGAGGGTTGCCGAGTCTACCTCGTCTCACGCTAGACTTATCAAGATAGATCCACTACAGCTCGGAAATAACGTCTGGCTGAGGTTTGAGTATGAGACCGGTGATGCCATGGGAATGAACATGGTTACCGTGGCAACCGAGGCCGCATGCTCCTACCTAGAGGAGAAGTTCCCCAGGGCGAGGTGCGTTGCAGTTAGCGGAAATGCCTGCAGTGACAAGAAACAGTCGATGACCAACGAACTCCTGGGAAGGGGTAAGAGCGTGGTCGCTGAGGCATTGATACCCTCAAGGATTCTCGAGACTCACCTGAGAACTACTGCAGACAGGATTCAGGAGGTCAACCTGAGAAAGAACTGGTTGGGTGGAGCTAGGGCTGGCACAATCTTCCAGTTCAATGCCCACTTTGCAAACATCATTGCTGCTATCTTCATCGCCACAGGACAGGACGTTGCGCAGGTGGTTGAGAGCAGTACGGGTTATACCTGGGTAGAGAACAGGAACGGTGATCTATACATCTCCGTCACCCTTCCCTCCCTCGAGGTAGGTACTGTTGGAGGAGGGACGAGGTTACCCACGCAAAGGGAGGCCCTCTCTATGATGGGAGTAGACGGAGGTGGCAATCCACCTGGGAGTAATGCCAGAAAACTTGCAGAGATAATCTCCGCCGCCGTCTTGGCTGGCGAGCTGAACCTTCTGTCTGCTCTCTCCACAAGGGAGCTAGGGAAAGCACACCTGCGCTTAGGTAGGGGCATGAAGACTTAA
- a CDS encoding universal stress protein, translating to MGSPTYTVSMWFRKILVPVDGSENSMRALELAVDFSLRYGSRVTVFYACDRCSDKETIQKLVREKIEDRIDYDFRVADVPRDSSTSNEIIKVLSEGVFDAVIMGARGNTTNSDINTGSNALSVVVNAPVTVIVVR from the coding sequence ATGGGATCTCCAACTTACACCGTAAGTATGTGGTTTAGGAAGATCTTGGTTCCGGTGGACGGCTCGGAGAACAGCATGAGGGCGCTGGAACTAGCTGTTGACTTCAGCCTGAGATACGGGTCCAGGGTTACAGTGTTCTACGCATGTGATAGGTGCTCAGATAAGGAGACTATACAGAAGCTGGTAAGGGAGAAAATTGAGGATAGAATAGACTACGACTTTCGTGTGGCAGACGTGCCAAGGGATAGTAGCACGTCCAACGAGATCATCAAGGTTCTATCGGAAGGCGTGTTTGACGCCGTGATAATGGGAGCCAGGGGGAACACGACGAACAGTGACATCAACACAGGTTCAAATGCCCTCTCTGTTGTCGTTAATGCCCCTGTAACGGTTATAGTTGTAAGGTAA
- a CDS encoding phosphoglycerate kinase, with amino-acid sequence MIKVNDMNIPTLDDLNFSNSKVLVRIDINSPVDSKTGKLLDDSRIKAHVETIRELVSRGNGVVLVSHQGRPGDNDFTDLEEHSRLLQKHLDMEVEFVGDVMGPYARERIRNMKLGSVLLLDNVRFVSEELIEASPLQHSRSFLVRRLQPLFQGYVNDAFATAHRSQASLVGFPLVLRSSAGRVMEKEVSALAKVFNEGEEPKVFIMGGGKVLDSLRIIENLVKRRLADRILTGGLIAELFAVAKGLDLGKDNLQVLEKAGVLSLVPRARKLLLSGAPVEIPVDFKVEKGGQVYEEPANKVTAVIKDVGSTTVGIYSSFIRDAKIIVMRGPMGVIEDERFRESSRTLLKNSLESPGYLIVGGGHMISLLGGIGPLDSSKVHVSTGGGALLLFLAGERLPALEALDISAREVLKK; translated from the coding sequence CTGATTAAGGTAAATGACATGAATATTCCCACACTGGATGATCTCAACTTCAGCAACAGCAAGGTTCTTGTGAGGATTGACATAAACTCGCCCGTTGATTCAAAGACGGGCAAACTTCTAGACGATTCCAGGATTAAGGCTCACGTTGAGACTATTCGTGAACTTGTGAGCCGAGGGAATGGGGTGGTCCTGGTCTCGCATCAGGGAAGACCAGGCGACAATGACTTTACGGATCTCGAGGAACACTCGAGACTACTACAGAAACATCTCGATATGGAAGTTGAGTTTGTGGGGGACGTCATGGGGCCCTATGCCAGGGAGAGGATAAGGAACATGAAATTAGGGTCCGTCCTTCTTCTAGATAATGTCAGGTTCGTATCGGAGGAGTTAATAGAGGCCTCTCCCCTTCAACACTCGAGGAGCTTTCTGGTTCGCAGACTTCAACCACTCTTCCAGGGTTACGTGAACGACGCCTTTGCTACAGCCCACAGAAGTCAGGCTAGCCTCGTGGGTTTCCCACTTGTCCTAAGATCCAGTGCAGGAAGGGTAATGGAGAAGGAGGTATCAGCTCTAGCCAAGGTCTTCAACGAGGGAGAGGAGCCCAAGGTCTTCATCATGGGTGGCGGGAAGGTTCTGGATAGCCTCAGGATAATTGAGAATCTCGTGAAAAGGAGACTAGCTGATAGGATATTGACCGGCGGGCTCATTGCTGAGCTCTTCGCGGTTGCCAAGGGACTAGACCTGGGGAAAGACAATCTTCAGGTTCTTGAGAAGGCCGGAGTTCTTAGCTTAGTTCCAAGGGCGAGAAAACTTCTCTTGTCTGGAGCTCCCGTGGAGATTCCCGTAGACTTCAAGGTGGAGAAGGGAGGTCAGGTATACGAAGAACCTGCAAACAAGGTCACAGCAGTAATCAAGGACGTAGGCTCAACTACAGTTGGGATATATTCGTCATTTATAAGGGACGCGAAGATCATTGTCATGAGGGGACCAATGGGGGTAATAGAGGACGAAAGGTTCAGGGAATCTAGTAGAACGCTTCTCAAGAACTCACTGGAGAGTCCCGGTTACCTCATTGTCGGGGGTGGTCACATGATCAGCCTCCTTGGGGGAATAGGACCCCTAGATAGTTCCAAGGTTCACGTATCCACAGGAGGTGGAGCTCTCCTCCTTTTCCTTGCAGGCGAAAGGTTACCGGCCCTTGAGGCCCTAGACATTTCAGCCAGGGAGGTGCTCAAGAAATGA